One Streptomyces umbrinus genomic window, GAGCCGGTCAGGCGTGGCAGGTGGTCGAAGCAGAAGTCGTTGTCGGCGGTGGCCGCGTCGCCGTAGTACGCCTTGAGGAGGCTGACGAAGTACGCCCGCATGTTGCCCCAGAAGCCCTTGTCGGTGCGGCTGGCCTCGATGAACGCGTCCAGGTCCTCGTGCGCGTGGGCGTGCGGCATGGGGAGGTAGCCGGGCAGCAGGTTGTAGAGGGTGGGGATGTCGCTGGAGCCCTGGATGGAGGCGTGGCCGCGGAGCGCCTGGATGCCGCCGCCGGGCCGGCCGATGTTCCCGAGCAGCAGCTGGAGCACGCTCGCGGCACGGATGTACTGTGCGCCGACCGAGTGCTGGGTCCAGCCGACCGCGTACGCGAACGCGCTGGTCCGTTCGCGGCCCGAGTTCGAGGTCAGGTCCTCGCACACCCGCAGGAAGGTCGCACGCGGCACGCCGCAGACCTCCTCCACCAACTCCGGGGTGTAGCGGGCGTAGTGGCGCTTGAGGATCTGGTAGACGCAGCGCGGGTGGCGCAGTGTCTCGTCCCGGGGCGCCCGGCCCCCGGTGGGCGCCCCGCCCGAACCGTGCGTCTCGGGTCCGCCGGAGCCGCGGACACGCTCCTCGTACTGCTCGTCGACCTCTCCCGTGGGCTGCTGTACGGCCACGCCCTCGTACTGCCAGCTCGACGGGTCGTAGTGGTGCTTGTCCTCGTCCAGACCGGAGAAGACGCCGTCGAGATCCTCCGTGTCGCGGAAGTCCTCGCTGACCAGGGTCGCGGCGTTGGTGTAGTTGAGGACGTACTCCCGGAAGTCCTTCCCCTCGGTCAGGACGTGGTTGATGATCCCGCCCAGGAACGCGATGTCGCTGCCGGCCCGGATCGGCACGTGCAGATCGGCCAGCGCGCTGGTGCGGGTGAAACGCGGGTCGACGTGGATGATCCGCGCCCCGCGCGCCTTGGCCTCCATCACCCACTGGAAGCCGACGGGGTGGGCCTCGGCGAAGTTCGAGCCCTGGATGACGATGCAGTCGGCGTGCTGGAGATCCTGCATGAAGGTGGTGGCGCCGCCTCGCCCGAAGGAGGTGCCGAGCCCGGCGACCGTGGAGCTGTGGCAGACCCGGGCCTGGTTCTCCACCTGGACCACGCCGAGGCCCGTGAGGAGCTTCTTGATGAGGTAGTTCTCCTCGTTGTCGAGCGTTGCGCCGCCCAGGCTGGCGATGCCGAGGGTGCGCGCGGTGCGCAGCCCGTCCGACTCCCACTCCCAGGTCCGCCGCCGCGTCTCGACCACCCGCTCGGCCACCATGTTCATGGCGGTCTCCAGGTCCAGGGGCTCCCAGTCGGTGGCGTACGGCCGCCGGTACAGCACCTGGTGGCGGCGCGCAGAGCCCGTGGTGAGCTGGAGCGTGGCCGAGCCCTTGGGGCAGAGCCGGCCCCGACTGATGGGCGAATCAGGATCGCCCTCGATCTGGACGACTTTGTCGTCCTTGACGTAGATCTGCTGGCCGCAGCCCACCGCGCAGTAGGGGCAGACGGAACTCACCACCCGGTCGGCCGTGTCCGTGCGGGGCCTCAGCTGCTCGGTGCGCGCCGACATGGCGGCCCAGCCACGGCCCAGCGGGTCGGATCCGGTGAGCTGACGGAAGGCGGGCCAGTCACTGATCCAGGTACGTACACCCATGGCGCGTCCTCTCGGCGGCTGGGGTCTCCGATGTCGGTGGTGGGCGTCGTTTCCAGACTGGCCCACCCGGGCGGGCATGGCGCGCGGAGCGTCAGCCGGGCGGTTCGTGGGGCAAGGGCGTCTCCCAACGGGGGTGCTGGACGCCGGCCGGACCGCGGGTACCCAGGACGAGGCTCGCCACGCAGGGCCGGTCGGATCCTTTCTCCCTCGCAACGGTCTGCCCGGGCACGGTCTACAGCGCGTCCCTGGGGACCGACTCGTTCCAGGTGCGCGAGGCGACGCGTTGGCCGCTCTCGTAGGCGTCCAGCGTGGCGTTGACGTGGAACGTCTCGGCGTCGCAGGTCAACGTCGTGCTCGTGCGGACCTGTACGTCCCAGCCCTTGCGCCGGAAACTCATGGTCCACGTCACCTCACCGGCCGGTGAGGTGACGTCGTCGGCGACCGAGGTGTACCGCTCGTGGGCACGGCAGCCGACGTCCAGGTCCATCGCGTCGAAGTGGACCGTGCCACGGTCCTTGACGATGTTCAGCGCCGCGCCGTAGTCGACCAGGTCGCGGCTGACCTCCCAGCGCTGTTCGGGCGGTGTCACTCGGGTCGTCGTGATGGGGGCTGTGCCCTCGGGTGCCTCGAAGGGGGCCGACGTGTCCGGTTCGTCAGCCGGGCGGACCGGCAGGACGAGGCGACACGGCTGCTCGTACACCGTAAGGAGCGCGGGCCGTGGCGGTGGCCAGGCCAACGGCCAGTACGACGTGGACAGGGAAAGCCGTACCCGGTGGCCGGGCGGGAATGCCTGCGCCACGCCGTTCAGGTGGAGTGTGGCCCGGTGGCGTCGGCCCGGTTCCAAGGGCGCCGGTTCGTCCGTGCTGTCCCGGCGGGTGAGGTTGAGGACGCCGTAGGTGACCCGGGTGGCGCTGCCGTCCGGGGCCACGTCCGACAGCCGGGCGGCCACCATGGCCACAGGTTGGTTCGCGCTCACCTCGAGTTCGACGCGTGGGGCTCCGAGGATCTCCAGCCTGTCCGTCAAGGGCTCGGTCTCGTAGACCAGGGAGCCACCGTCCTCCTCGCGCTGGTCGTAGGGCAGGTCCGGCGGGGCGTTGTAGGAGGCCCACTTTCCGGCGAACTGGCCCACGGACAGGGGAGAGCGCAGCGTCTGGCTCTTCCCGTCGTCGGGGGCCTGGTCCTCGGCGGTGAGGTGGCGGGAGCGCAGCGCATACGCGGTGTCGTGCACGTGCCGCGAGGGCCAGGTGAGTTCGCCGACCCACCGGCCGGGGCGATCCTCGTACGAGGTGGACGGCGGAACACTGTCCTGCATCCACGCCCGGAGCATTGGACCGTCCATCGCCCCGTTGTCGGCCCCCTTCAGCCAGTGGTCCCACCAGCGCACCACTTCCTGGAGGTAGCCGATGGCGGGTCCGGGCTCGCCCAGGTGCGGGTACTTGTGGGACCAGGGGCCGATCAGCCCCTTGCGCGGCACGTCCAGGTGGGCGAGCAGACGGGTCACCGCGTTGGAGTATCCGTCGGCCCAGCCGCTGGAGGCGAGGACGGGGCAGCGTACGGCGGCGTAGTCCTCGCACACCGACGCGTGCCGCCAGTAGCTGTCGCGGCGCTGGTGCCGCAGCCAGTTGAGGACCCACGGCTGGGCGGTATCCAGACGCTCGTGCCACATCTCGCGCCAGCGCTCGCCGACCGCGGACGGGTCCGGCGGGCACGTTGCGTAGGCGAACATGGTGCCCGCTTCGGCGAGGTTGTCGGACAGCATCGCGCCGCCCATGTAATGCATGTCGTCGGAGTAACGGTCGTCGGTGAACGAGGAGATGACGATGGCCCGCAGACTCGCGGGGCGCCGAGCGGCCACTTGCAGCGCCGCGAACGCGCCCCAGGAAATGCCCATCATCCCGGTCGTGCCGTCACACCAGGGCTGCGCGGCCAGCCAGTCGAGCACCGCCTCCGCGTCGCTCTGCTCGACTTCCAGGTACTCGTCGGTGAGTAGACCCTCGGAGTCACCGGTACCACGCAGGTCGACGCGGACACACGCGTAGCCGTGCCCGGCGATGTAGGGGTGGTGGATCGAGTCCCGGACCGAACTCAGATCGCCCTTGCGGTACGGGATGTACTCCAGGATCGCCGGGACGGGGCAGTCGTCCGAGGACACCGGGCGCCAGACGCGTGCCGAGAGGTGGACGCCGTCCGGCATCGGGATCCTGACGTGGTCCTCTTGCCTGGTGGTGTGCGGGAGGTTCTCGATGTATCGCATGCGTCTCTCAGGTTGTGCGGTCGGTCGTGCGATCGGTCCTACGGCCGGTCGTCTGGTCGAAGGCGAGTCGTAGCGCGGCGACACAGCGGTCGTACTTCTCGCGCAGTTCGTGCTCGTCGGCACCGCCGGTGAAGATGTGCGCCACCTCGTAGCT contains:
- a CDS encoding CocE/NonD family hydrolase — its product is MRYIENLPHTTRQEDHVRIPMPDGVHLSARVWRPVSSDDCPVPAILEYIPYRKGDLSSVRDSIHHPYIAGHGYACVRVDLRGTGDSEGLLTDEYLEVEQSDAEAVLDWLAAQPWCDGTTGMMGISWGAFAALQVAARRPASLRAIVISSFTDDRYSDDMHYMGGAMLSDNLAEAGTMFAYATCPPDPSAVGERWREMWHERLDTAQPWVLNWLRHQRRDSYWRHASVCEDYAAVRCPVLASSGWADGYSNAVTRLLAHLDVPRKGLIGPWSHKYPHLGEPGPAIGYLQEVVRWWDHWLKGADNGAMDGPMLRAWMQDSVPPSTSYEDRPGRWVGELTWPSRHVHDTAYALRSRHLTAEDQAPDDGKSQTLRSPLSVGQFAGKWASYNAPPDLPYDQREEDGGSLVYETEPLTDRLEILGAPRVELEVSANQPVAMVAARLSDVAPDGSATRVTYGVLNLTRRDSTDEPAPLEPGRRHRATLHLNGVAQAFPPGHRVRLSLSTSYWPLAWPPPRPALLTVYEQPCRLVLPVRPADEPDTSAPFEAPEGTAPITTTRVTPPEQRWEVSRDLVDYGAALNIVKDRGTVHFDAMDLDVGCRAHERYTSVADDVTSPAGEVTWTMSFRRKGWDVQVRTSTTLTCDAETFHVNATLDAYESGQRVASRTWNESVPRDAL
- the fdh gene encoding formate dehydrogenase; the protein is MGVRTWISDWPAFRQLTGSDPLGRGWAAMSARTEQLRPRTDTADRVVSSVCPYCAVGCGQQIYVKDDKVVQIEGDPDSPISRGRLCPKGSATLQLTTGSARRHQVLYRRPYATDWEPLDLETAMNMVAERVVETRRRTWEWESDGLRTARTLGIASLGGATLDNEENYLIKKLLTGLGVVQVENQARVCHSSTVAGLGTSFGRGGATTFMQDLQHADCIVIQGSNFAEAHPVGFQWVMEAKARGARIIHVDPRFTRTSALADLHVPIRAGSDIAFLGGIINHVLTEGKDFREYVLNYTNAATLVSEDFRDTEDLDGVFSGLDEDKHHYDPSSWQYEGVAVQQPTGEVDEQYEERVRGSGGPETHGSGGAPTGGRAPRDETLRHPRCVYQILKRHYARYTPELVEEVCGVPRATFLRVCEDLTSNSGRERTSAFAYAVGWTQHSVGAQYIRAASVLQLLLGNIGRPGGGIQALRGHASIQGSSDIPTLYNLLPGYLPMPHAHAHEDLDAFIEASRTDKGFWGNMRAYFVSLLKAYYGDAATADNDFCFDHLPRLTGSHATYDTVMAQLDGICKGYFLMGENPAVGSANTRLQRLGMANLEWLVVRDFSLIESATWWQDGPEIETGELRTQDIGTEVFFFPAAAHTEKSGSFTNTNRWLQWHHAAVEPEGDARSDLWFMYHLGRRIRAKLAASTDPMDRPVQDLTWDYPVDGPLEEPVAAAVLAEINGHGPDGAPLSAYTELKDDGSTRCGCWVYCGVYADGVNRAALRKPGAEQDWVAAEWAWAWPANRRILYNRASAAPDGTPWSERKAYVWWDEAEGKWTGYDVPDFVPDRAPGHVPSDDATGPDALRGDDPFIMQADGKGWLYAPAGLEDGPLPTHYEPQDSPFTNAVHPSTPRSPVRQLMPREGNRYHPSGDEKGAEVFPYVVTTHRLTEHFTAGGMSRWSPYLSELQPEFFCEVSPQLAAERGLEHLGWATIVTARNAIEARVMVTARITPLTVQGRTIHQIGLPFHWGPNGVATGDAANELVAIALDPNAHIQEDKALSADIRPGRRPRGPDLPKLVAEYRRRAGITATTGTETRK